The Cryptomeria japonica chromosome 6, Sugi_1.0, whole genome shotgun sequence genomic interval cATTAAATTAACAAATACTATTATAACAAGTATTGGAACATGATCAACTACTAGATCATTTCCCTAAAcatattcaaaaaaaaatgataaaactcaaactaaaaattaattaaaaaactgaTCAAATCAATATCGAACCTCAACCTGAATAATTTGTCTGAGTTATTCTTACTCCAGATTACTTTTATGAGCTGTGCAACTATTTGTCCCAAGAAAAATCTGAAAGCAAAATTGAAAAACGAAAGCTCGAGCAATATCggataaaattatttataaatctGAAACATGGTGGTGAATAATTGATTTCTTTCGTCTGTCAAACTTATGTGGGACATTCTTCCAGTTCCATCATCTTTTTTCTGTGGTGTCTTTTCCACTTTACAAGAGTTACTTTCTAATGTTTGTTAGAAATTTTCAGACTTTCATTTAATTCTCTtccacttttatttgaatatattatGTGTAGTCTCATATTCAGGACTTTCATTTAATTGTCTtccacttttatttgaatatattatGTGTAGTCTCATATTCAGGCTTTAAAATATCCGAGGTGTCACTGCCTTTGCACAGAGAATTATTATGTTGAGAAGGACCTTATGGAAACCAACAAGAAATTAGTACGTGGGTGTGTGGATGACTTACTTTCTTGGAAGTCCTTCAAAATTTCTTGGATTGTGATTTTGTTATTGGAAGATCTTATCGTCTGAATCAGATGTTAATCTGGATCTGGGCGTATGAATAATTGACTTCTAGCAGGTTTCACAGATGCCATGCTGCTAATTTCTTGAGACATACTTCAGGTTTCATCCTCCTTTTGTGTGATGGCCTTTCCACTTTATAAGAGTTAAAACCTCTAATTTCTGTGACCCACAGACTGCAAAGGCGGGGAGTTTGGATTGCTAGACGTTAAGAGGATAATCAAGATGAAAAGGCGGGTTTGTGCTTTGATAAGCCTGCTTCAATTCTTAATTTGTGGTTACGCACAGCAGCCGAATGGGAATAGCACTAATTTTTCCTTTGCCTACTTCAGCCAGAACAACAGCCAGCAGCTCATATACATGGGGAACGCTTCCTTTCCGGCTGAGCGGGGTTATATTGATCTCACACCAGATCCATACGCCACTTTAAACGTTTCTCTTCCAAACGAAACGGCTTCAAATGTGGTGTTTCCGAACTGCATCGGAAGGGTTCTGTACCGGCAGCAGCTCACGATGTGGCCGGTGAGTTTCACCACCGTCTTCACCATCTTCGTCAAACCCGTCGTTTTCAATGGTGACGGTCTTGCCTTCATCATCGTCCCGAACAACAAAATCTTTTTAGCAGGGAGCGACCGGGCTATGCTCGGCCTCTTCGACTCTTCCACAAACGGAAGCACGACTGGGCAACTTGCAATCGAATTCGACACGTACAAGAACCGATTCGACCCGGACGGCAATCATGTGGGCATCGACATCCAGGGCATCATATCCAACGTAACCGCGGGTATGGGAGAACACGGCATCGACATCAAGGCTGGGCGAGCTATACAAGTGCGGGTCGACTATGACGGGTGGGCTAAATCCCTGCAAATCTATGCGCGCTATGCAAACAATACTTCGGCCTACGCGAGCATTCTGAACCACACGGTGGAGCTCGAAAACACTGTTCCAAAATCGGCGTACGTGGGATTTTCTGCGTCAACAGGAAGTTCATACGAGATACACAGAATTCTCGACTGGAATTTCAGCTCGGTGATTTTACCCAACTCTTCTCTTAAATTGCTCCCAGTGAAAACGCCCGGAGGATCTGGCGGTGGGGTCGAAATCGGCGTCTTGGCGGGATCCATTACAGTCGGATTAGTTCTGGTGGGATTATTATTAATCTGGTGGTTCGTGGTGAAGAAAAAGAAGGCTGCTTCAAATCTTGGATACTTCAGCCGGGAACTGGCAGTGATTCAAAACGCGCCTCACCGGTACCCTTACAGGCAACTCGCAGCCGCCACAAACAACTTCAGCGAAGCGGAGCTTCTGGGGACTGGCGGGTTCGGTAGCGTGTACAGAGGAAACCTTAGCGGCGGAGGGAACGAACTGGCGGCGTTGGTAGCGGTGAAGAAAATTTCGGCGGGGTCAAAACAGGGGGCAAAGGAGTTCATCTCAGAAATCACCACCATTGGTCGCCTACGCCACCGGAACCTGGTGCAGCTTCATGGCTGGTGCCACGAGCGCGATGAGCTTCTCCTTGTCTACGATTACATGCCCAACGGAAGCCTGAACAGATTTCTCTTCAACAGAACAGGGGTCACGCCCTTGAATTGGCCCCGGCGTCACAGGATTTTGTGTGGCCTGGCTTCGGCTCTACTGTACCTGCACGAAGAATGGGAGAAGAGGATCGTTCACCGGGACGTGAAGCCCAGCAATGTGATGCTCGACGTGGAGTTCAACGCCCGACTTGGGGACTTCGGTCTGGCCAGGTTTATCGAGCACGACGATTCTACTCCTGATGTGACGACCCGGCTGGCGGGTACGCCCGGGTACATGGCACCAGAGTGCAGCTACACGGGCAAGGCAACCGCAGAGTCGGATGTGTTCAGTTTTGGGATCGTGCTGTTAGAGGTTGCCACTGGTAGGCGGGTGCTGGAGCGGAAGTCTCCATTGGCTGAAGGGAATTTTGGTGGACTGGGTTTGGGGGCTCTACAGCCAGAATAGTGTTTTGGAGTGTGTGGATCCCAAATTGGATGGGTCTGATTATGATGCAGAGGAGATACGAAGGGTGTTGATCTTGGGGCTCGCCTGCTCGCATCCTGATCCACATTTACGCCCTTCTATCAGACAAGCTGTTCAAGTGCTCATAAACCCTAATAAAGAGCTGCCGCAGCTCCCTTCCACCAGGCCGATGGCGATCTATGTTGTTTTGCCACCGGTTGGAGCTGTGTTTTCTCACTCCACCTTGTCTAGTCTCGTGCCCGAAAGTAGCATTGGAACCATTACTACTTCAGTACATAATGGGAGGTAAGTCCCCTCCCTTTATTCGTCTTGCTTTCCTTTTCTTAATCTGTCGGTTTATGGTGAACGTTAGGTAGCTTTGTGTAGTTGTCTTATGTATATAATTTCTAAGTAAGTTTTTATCACCAATGTTTCATATCGGTGACCTATCATCAGATTAATCTTAACATACAGTTTTAGCATCAGGTTAAATAAGATCTTTATAAAACAGAAACAACTTTAAGATCAACATTTTTTATCATATGTTATAAAATAATTAGATCGATATATTCTCCTTTTCTTAATCATTTAAGTTTATGGTGAACATTAGCTAGCTTTTTGTAGCTCTCTTTCTAATCTTTCTTGACTATTTTTGAGTCTGATTGTATGTAAGCTTTTATCATTAATGTTTTGGATCATACTTTGTGATCTATCATCAAAATGGAAGAGAGATTCGTGAGAGTTCCATATTAACATTAACATGTGTATGTTAAGATTCGATACCTTTCATAAGAAAAATTGCGTACACTCTTAAATTAATAGGGCAAGTTTTAGCATCATGTAAAATGAGATTTTTGTAAAATTGAAATTACTCAAAGATTGGCATTTCTCACTATatgttataatataattaattgagCACTGTAAAAATTTCAAAAGTAGTGTTTGGTAAATTTGTGCTTGTTGAGTTGTTTGCCTAAAAAATTTGAGGTGAAATTTCAGCAAAGCATTTAAGTATAAAATATATAGATTGCAAACTTAAAATTTTAGAGATCTATattgtataattttatttttttcataagaAACAAATGGTTATTTTAGTTTATGTGTAATAGGTCAATATAATAATTGGTAATCAATAtaagtaatattttatttgaaaatattatttaattatcttacaattttaaaatgcttttattcaaaaattaaatttcttttataaacttaATTTGTAATACTTTGCTATTTTTTGAttgatttattgtgataatttactTCGATTGTGATTTCTTTAGTTTGCATATATAAATGGaagtatgatttttatttttattttttgcataatTAGAATGGTTGTGTGGGACCAATTTATCTATCTACTAGTGATACAATGAAATATTAATATGACAATATTGAACAACTTCTTGTTGTATAAATTACTTCAATCTACATATTTTGACTATTGTTTTCTATTTGAAGATATAAATAATATACCAATTTCAAAAAAGTTTAACTTTTATATATGCATAGCTTAACTAATTTAAAAGATGTCATATTTATTAATACAATTCATTAATAATTCACTAACATATATAAAATTCCAATTATATATTGCACACAAGTTGCTACCATGTGGGTAACTTCAGTTAAatattaaataaagaaaaatagtTTTTACGTGTTCCCAAAGGGGAGAATTTTGAATATTCGTGCTCTCAATTGTTTCTATGCAAAATGAAGAGAGGGTTCATTTTTAGTTCTCAAAATCACTCTTTCCATTAATTTCCTAAGCTTATCAAAGTTATAATGCACTAAGCTTTTTCTATATCGTAGAAGACAAATTTTGAATTCGTCATTCTCCTTGAGCTCCTCTCTATTGAAAATTTTGGCAATGTCCATATCATAACTCCTCCTATCACAGTTGGAGATATATTCCATCACTTCACTATGCCACTAATCTTTGAAGTTCTCATTTCCCCATATTTTTGTATCTATCATGTCAATTATTTTGGTTAATAGATCATCCATTATTTATTGGCATTATATGTGCTCTCCTTTTAACTTATGTGTTATAAGGGTGGATATTACCACTCTCTTAATTGTTGACACACTTATTATGAATGGATGTTGGAATAGGTGCAATAAATTCTCTTCTCCACACTCGCACTGCACTCCTCTCATGGACAAATATCTATCCATCTTCCACAtcttcaactcttttaaattttttaaatatatccATCACTTTTATCTACACTCAAAAATCTATTTTATTAAATTTCTTGTAaattttctcttcattttttatctGTTTGGAACAACCAAAATCAGATGTTCTATTATGTTTCAACCTTAAGACTTTTATCCTTTCTTTTATTTACATCTAGGATCCCTAAAGGATTTTACCACAATCCTATTTGATTTGACATAACTATCAACTCATTATGTTCTACTCCTCTATTATCCAAAAAGTCTATAGTAGTGTTTGCTTCCTAAAATATATGGCATAGAGAAAATACTGAAATCTATCTAGAACAAGGGTGATTGCTTCTATCCATTCATTTCACTTTCAATTTAGAAATATTCTACTTCTAATCCCATTAATGCATATCCTTGATTCATATTCCATATTGATTTTTCTTATGTACTTTCATTCACATATTTTATTATCCTTTGAAGAGTGCCTCAAATTTTGCCTCACTAGTTGTTCCAAATAGAATATCCTTTTATAGTGCCCAAATGAGGACTCCCACCTCATATTCGATAATGTAGCCTACACCTAAGGCCCCAATAGTGCCTTTGGAAGCTCCATAAAAATGTATTTTTAATCTCCCCTTTGGAGGGGCCATCCACCTTGCTTCTTCTTTTTCCCTTAAATCCCTCTTTGTCATCCTTTATTAAAATTCCCATGGTCAAATTCATTAAATTTTATTCCTTCATTATTTTACTATCCCATTGTGTAAGTTTTGTAGACCTTCATTTTGAGCTTTTAACTTTGGTATTCAAAAATTCACATATAATTActtctattatattatttattacttTCACTCGTGACTATTTTTCCTATAAAGTTTTCTAATTCCTCTCTTTCAACAATTGCCATATGACCAAAGATGGGCTTTCTATCCATAGTCGTGGTCATAAATATTCTTGATACAAATATTGCTATATAATGAAGAGATCCCAAATTTCCTTTTAGAGTGAACATTTCCAACTTAACTTCTCCAAGAATAATACCAAAATTTTCTTGCAAACTTGCGTACTTAAAAAATAATCTAGATGTATTGTTTCTACACCATTTTCACATAAAAGCATCACATGTGGCCTTGAATTCCTACCATATGTGACCTCGTTAACCTATTAACATACATTTGTGCAATACAATACAAGAAAAAGTTTCCACTTTTGGAAGAATAACTGACCCCTATAAGATATATACTATCCACCCATCAGTGTATTggtgaatattttgaatttagtaTACTAATATAATAAAGTAAAGATCTAAATTTGTACCACACCACATCAATTGATCTTCTTTCTATGTAATCAAAATTTTACTTTTCTTCAAATCCTATCATATTTTTACCTTTCTCACAATCAAGGTTGGGAATTTTTTAATTTCCTCCATAACTCCAACTATCCATTAGAAGtgtttttattaataaaattttgCACCTTATCACCACAAACATTCTCTGAATCTCCTTACAATAACCTATCCCTAAAGATAAACCAATAGAAGATAGTCATTCCACAATGCAAACCAAATGTTAGTTGATCTTTCATAATTTATTACCCATAATAACTGATATGTAATTAGGTGCCTATAATCTAAAATGAATTTCAAAATTTATAGCCATAGCACTTATTGGAGAAGATTATTTTTTGCCTCAATTTCATCAAGATGTTAAGAAGTACATGTGAGGAGTTGTAGGATTTTTCAAGTGGCAAAAGGAGCCAGTCAAAACAttggtttatatcaaccattaccaaTACCTAAGAGGCCATTGGAAGagattagtatggattttgttcttggttttcCAAGGACACAAAAGGGTTATGATTCaatatttgtggtggtagatagatttttcaaaatggctcattttatccCATTTAAAAAGACTAAAGATGTTGTGCATATTGCagatttgtttttcaaggaagtagtaagGCTACATAGTCTCCCAAAGAGAATAGTTTttgatagagatacaaagtttgtggGATACTTTTGGAGAAAAAGATGGAAGATAAGTGTTAGATAGATTTGATACcgagagtaaactaagaggggggaggggtgaatcagtttactattaGAAAGCAAAACAATTGCATATCAAAAACTATTAAACACGAAAGCACAAtaaacacaacaccaatattttgacatggaaaacctgataaagggaaaaaccacagtgggaaaccctaccaacATAATGAAGGATAAAACACgaaagcacaaagaaaccaacataatGAAGGACAAAGAAACCAACATACTaaaggataaaacatgaaagcacaataaacacaacaccaatattttgacatggaaaactcgataaagggaaaaaccacagtgggaaaccctacccacaatcagataaacTTCTGTAGCGGTATGTGagataattacaatggggattgcacttgcaatcaagccaaccacctagagctcactgctcaacacaaaagggaagtctcactaacaaTGCAAAGaattggactacaatccgaaaagaatgaattatgaaagtagcatctactaatgcttgatacagttccagttaagaacaGATGTCtgctctacaatacaaaaccttatatcgaatgatatatcacttgtttacACAAAaaacttcctctgataatgcagacataaccatcgatcccattaACCATTgatatacaaattacatgaataagtcacctataaatacaaatcatcaaccttatgataaggtcggctaaaccttaaacccaaaaacccataataTAAAAACATTACATTACACGGGGATCAAAAGTTAACAAACAAATAAAGGAAGCGAAAGTAGTAGCGAACCATCTACAGGCTATTCCAAGGCGGAATAACAGAAAACAACTGTGGATAAAACAAAGTAGGCATTGAGATCTTGGGGCATATGCCTTGTTAGTTTTTTCAACAAACATTTCATTCATGACTCCACGCGCAACCAGACCATCAAATTGTAAGGCGATTTTGAAGAAGAGGACTATTCTTTCTATTTTCAAGTGAAAATCTAATTGGAGAATGGAACGCGGCTAGGGTTTACTGCACTTTTCAAAGATCGAAGGCCAAATTTTTGCAGTTTTGGCAATGCGGCTAGGGTTTTTTTCTATCTTCCGCCTCGGGTACGAAACTCTGTATATCGGTTGAATATTTCTGGGGCTAGGGCTTCTGTTTGCAGGTTTCAAATGAATCTTTCTATGTTTGTGATGGGATCATGCGAACAAAGAAAATTAGGGCACAAAAAATAAAATACAGGAAGGAGGATTGTGTTTTACGGTTCAGTAGAAATTTAATATAGTGATTGAACATGGCCGATAGAGGACATTTGAGTTCATGGGCGGATGTGGGCTAGGAAGACCCCCATCATGTTCCACAGTGGGTCTACATGAAtggcagatggaaggacatggcgataAAGGTAAACCAGAGCaaaaataacaaggtttttcggcCAACTTCAAAATaatttcaaggcttctttgggaacaaacgaagtgtggcatggaggcaaaataacaatggaaggagattcactcaagggcattttaataatggtgtgaatcaagggaattctgagaagcaattcaagggCTTTTCGAGGAAATGGTCTTTAGATCTGGGCAATCAACgaacgtttgctagggttgttggcttggcaaataaggagactatggctagggtttctgtttcttcacagtaggtgggaaataaggtaaatgtgaacctgaAAGGAAGGTTGtccggaaaaggtaagtaagataccttctgATCCTATTCTGTCGAGGGTTTCTTCATCAcaagtttgggctcctatcccttgtatcgatcttttgggttcctatgtcgataagaaagcAAATTGTTTGCATGCGAATGCTATTTctagggaaatttggggtgatcaaattagtttgttaaagctttatcataaattgtagaaaagatggggggatatgcattattttaaattattgtcTGTGAAtacttttattattgtctttggttctccttctttcagagatgaggtattaagaacttcacatcattggtttggaaaacatttaatttcaattgtggcttggaaacctttttttgttccttcttggtctagttcgaaacttattcctttctggtttggtttacctaaaattccttttgaatttatggttccagatgttcttgagaaaattggaaatactattggaacttttttaacatctaaaatggactttgtggagggggaggtttcggtaaaaatttgtgttcttattaaccctaacaatgt includes:
- the LOC131067293 gene encoding L-type lectin-domain containing receptor kinase VIII.1-like; the protein is MKRRVCALISLLQFLICGYAQQPNGNSTNFSFAYFSQNNSQQLIYMGNASFPAERGYIDLTPDPYATLNVSLPNETASNVVFPNCIGRVLYRQQLTMWPVSFTTVFTIFVKPVVFNGDGLAFIIVPNNKIFLAGSDRAMLGLFDSSTNGSTTGQLAIEFDTYKNRFDPDGNHVGIDIQGIISNVTAGMGEHGIDIKAGRAIQVRVDYDGWAKSLQIYARYANNTSAYASILNHTVELENTVPKSAYVGFSASTGSSYEIHRILDWNFSSVILPNSSLKLLPVKTPGGSGGGVEIGVLAGSITVGLVLVGLLLIWWFVVKKKKAASNLGYFSRELAVIQNAPHRYPYRQLAAATNNFSEAELLGTGGFGSVYRGNLSGGGNELAALVAVKKISAGSKQGAKEFISEITTIGRLRHRNLVQLHGWCHERDELLLVYDYMPNGSLNRFLFNRTGVTPLNWPRRHRILCGLASALLYLHEEWEKRIVHRDVKPSNVMLDVEFNARLGDFGLARFIEHDDSTPDVTTRLAGTPGYMAPECSYTGKATAESDVFSFGIVLLEVATGRRVLERKSPLAEGNFGGLGLGALQPE